In the Streptomyces sp. f51 genome, one interval contains:
- a CDS encoding thioredoxin domain-containing protein codes for MNRLAHETSPYLLQHADNPVDWWPWSAEAFDEARRSNRPVLLSVGYSSCHWCHVMAHESFEDEATAAYLNEHFVSVKVDREERPDVDAVYMEAVQAATGQGGWPMTVFLTPDAEPFYFGTYFPPEPRHGMASFGQVLEGVATAWKDRRDEVAEVAGKITRDLAEREMSFGDSRVPGEEDLAGALLGLTRDYDAARGGFGGAPKFPPSMVIEFLLRHHARTGSEGALQMAVDTCERMARGGLYDQLGGGFARYSVDREWVVPHFEKMLYDNALLCRAYAHLWRATGSELARRVALETADFMVRELRTTEGGFASALDADSDDGSGRHVEGAYYVWTPAQLREALGEEDAALAAQYFGVTEEGTFEEGASVLQLPQQEGVFEAERIASVRERLLAARAGRPAPGRDDKVVAAWNGLAVAALAETGAYFGRPDLVEAAIGAADLLVRLHLDDRARLVRTSKDGRAGAHAGVLEDYADVAEGFLALTSVTGEGVWLEFAGFLLDHVLAQFTDAESGALYDTAADAERLIRRPQDPTDNATPSGWSAAAGALLSYSAQTGAEPHRTAAERALGVVKALGPRAPRFIGWGLAVAEALLDGPREVAVVGGTDDPDTTALRRAALLGTTPGTVVAVGEPGSDELPLLAGRPLVDGRPAAYVCRNFACDAPTTDPDRLRAALNGRNT; via the coding sequence GTGAACCGACTGGCCCATGAGACGTCCCCGTATCTGCTCCAGCACGCCGACAACCCCGTCGACTGGTGGCCCTGGTCGGCCGAGGCCTTCGACGAGGCCCGCAGAAGCAACCGGCCCGTTCTGCTGAGCGTCGGGTACAGCAGCTGCCACTGGTGTCACGTCATGGCACACGAGTCCTTCGAGGACGAGGCGACCGCCGCCTATCTGAACGAACACTTCGTCAGCGTCAAGGTCGACCGCGAGGAGCGGCCCGACGTCGACGCCGTCTACATGGAGGCGGTGCAGGCGGCGACCGGGCAGGGCGGCTGGCCGATGACCGTGTTCCTCACCCCGGACGCCGAGCCCTTCTACTTCGGCACCTACTTCCCGCCCGAGCCCCGGCACGGCATGGCGTCCTTCGGCCAGGTGCTGGAGGGCGTGGCGACCGCGTGGAAGGACCGGCGGGACGAGGTCGCCGAGGTCGCGGGGAAGATCACGCGGGATCTCGCCGAGCGGGAGATGTCCTTCGGGGACAGCCGGGTGCCGGGCGAGGAGGACCTGGCCGGAGCGCTGCTCGGGCTCACCCGGGACTACGACGCCGCGCGCGGCGGATTCGGCGGCGCGCCCAAGTTCCCGCCGTCCATGGTGATCGAGTTCCTGCTGCGCCACCACGCGAGGACCGGCTCCGAGGGCGCCCTCCAGATGGCCGTGGACACCTGCGAGCGGATGGCGCGCGGCGGTCTCTACGACCAGCTCGGCGGTGGCTTCGCCCGCTACTCCGTCGACCGGGAGTGGGTGGTCCCGCACTTCGAGAAGATGCTCTATGACAACGCCCTCCTGTGCCGGGCCTACGCCCATCTCTGGCGGGCCACCGGGTCCGAGCTCGCGCGGCGGGTCGCGCTGGAGACCGCGGACTTCATGGTCCGTGAACTGCGCACCACCGAGGGCGGGTTCGCCTCCGCGCTCGACGCCGACAGCGACGACGGCAGCGGCCGGCACGTCGAGGGCGCCTACTACGTGTGGACGCCCGCGCAGTTGCGCGAGGCGCTCGGTGAGGAGGACGCCGCACTCGCCGCGCAGTACTTCGGGGTCACCGAGGAGGGCACCTTCGAGGAGGGCGCCTCCGTGCTCCAGCTTCCGCAGCAGGAGGGCGTCTTCGAGGCGGAGCGGATCGCCTCCGTGCGGGAGCGGCTGCTCGCGGCCCGGGCCGGGCGCCCGGCCCCCGGACGCGACGACAAGGTGGTCGCCGCCTGGAACGGGCTCGCGGTGGCCGCCCTCGCGGAGACCGGCGCCTACTTCGGCCGCCCCGACCTGGTGGAGGCCGCGATCGGCGCCGCCGACCTCCTCGTACGGCTGCACCTGGACGACCGGGCGCGGCTGGTCCGTACGAGCAAGGACGGCCGGGCCGGCGCCCACGCGGGGGTCCTTGAGGACTACGCGGACGTCGCCGAGGGCTTCCTCGCGCTGACGTCCGTGACCGGGGAAGGGGTCTGGCTGGAGTTCGCCGGGTTCCTGCTCGACCACGTCCTCGCCCAGTTCACGGACGCCGAGTCGGGTGCGCTCTACGACACGGCCGCCGACGCGGAGCGGCTGATCCGCCGGCCGCAGGACCCCACCGACAACGCCACGCCCTCGGGCTGGAGCGCCGCGGCCGGGGCGCTGCTCTCCTACAGCGCGCAGACCGGCGCCGAACCCCATCGCACCGCCGCCGAGCGGGCGCTCGGTGTCGTGAAGGCGCTCGGGCCCCGGGCGCCCCGTTTCATCGGCTGGGGGCTCGCGGTGGCCGAGGCGCTGCTCGACGGTCCCCGGGAGGTCGCGGTGGTCGGCGGGACGGACGATCCCGATACAACGGCCCTGCGGCGGGCGGCACTTCTGGGCACCACGCCGGGGACCGTGGTGGCGGTGGGTGAACCGGGCAGTGACGAGCTGCCGCTGCTCGCCGGGCGCCCCCTGGTGGACGGGAGGCCGGCCGCGTACGTCTGCCGTAACTTCGCGTGTGACGCCCCGACGACCGATCCCGACCGTCTTCGCGCGGCTCTGAACGGCCGAAACACGTAA
- a CDS encoding glycosyltransferase: MLTSAFIAAVSLSLFWMAAFTLWWQMHAWRTPEVLASTRFASPDGGEGLSFSLLLPARHEQAVLDHTIRRLLESGHADFEIIVIVGHDDPETTEVARSAEARDPRVRVVVDRHERKNKPKAMNTALPHCRGDVVGVFDAEDQVHPELLAHVEHAFRTTGADVVQGGVQLIDFHSSWYSLRNCLEYFFWFRSRLHLHAQKGFIPLGGNTVFVRTAVLREAGGWDPDCLAEDCDLGVRLSSVGKKVVVAYDSAMVTREETPGSLMSLLKQRTRWNQGFLQVYRKRDWKQLPGFGQRLLARYTLMTPYLQAFSGVIIPLNVAVALFLDVPVGIAFVTFLPAVTALVTFVFEIVGLHDFGKQYGLRVRPVHYLKLVAGGPFYQVLLAGAAVRAVWREQRGRNDWELTSHVGAHLTDAIREDVPA, encoded by the coding sequence GTGCTCACGTCTGCCTTCATCGCTGCTGTTTCTCTGTCGCTCTTCTGGATGGCCGCCTTCACCCTGTGGTGGCAGATGCACGCGTGGCGTACGCCCGAAGTGCTCGCCTCCACCCGGTTCGCCAGTCCGGACGGGGGTGAGGGCCTGTCCTTCTCGCTGCTGCTCCCCGCGCGGCACGAGCAGGCCGTGCTCGACCACACCATCCGGCGGCTGCTGGAATCCGGCCACGCCGACTTCGAGATCATCGTCATCGTGGGGCACGACGATCCGGAGACCACCGAGGTGGCCCGGAGCGCCGAGGCGCGCGATCCGCGCGTCCGGGTCGTCGTCGACCGCCACGAGAGGAAGAACAAGCCGAAGGCCATGAACACGGCCCTGCCGCACTGCCGCGGCGACGTGGTCGGGGTCTTCGACGCCGAGGACCAGGTCCATCCGGAGCTGCTCGCCCATGTCGAGCACGCGTTCCGCACGACGGGAGCGGACGTCGTCCAGGGCGGGGTGCAGCTCATCGACTTCCACTCCAGCTGGTACAGCCTGCGCAACTGCCTGGAGTACTTCTTCTGGTTCCGCTCCCGCCTTCACCTGCACGCGCAGAAGGGGTTCATCCCGCTCGGCGGCAACACCGTCTTCGTACGGACGGCGGTCCTGCGGGAGGCCGGCGGCTGGGACCCCGACTGCCTCGCGGAGGACTGCGACCTGGGCGTACGGCTGTCCAGCGTCGGCAAGAAGGTCGTCGTCGCCTACGACTCCGCCATGGTGACCAGGGAGGAGACGCCCGGCTCCCTGATGTCGCTGCTCAAACAGCGCACCCGGTGGAACCAGGGCTTCCTCCAGGTCTACCGCAAGCGCGACTGGAAGCAACTGCCCGGCTTCGGACAGCGGTTGCTCGCCCGCTACACGCTGATGACGCCGTATCTCCAGGCGTTCTCCGGAGTGATCATCCCGCTGAACGTGGCGGTGGCGCTCTTCCTCGACGTGCCCGTCGGGATCGCCTTCGTCACCTTCCTGCCCGCCGTGACCGCCCTGGTGACCTTCGTCTTCGAGATCGTCGGACTGCACGACTTCGGCAAGCAGTACGGGCTGCGCGTCCGCCCCGTGCACTACCTGAAGCTGGTCGCCGGCGGTCCCTTCTACCAGGTGCTGCTCGCGGGTGCCGCCGTGCGCGCCGTCTGGCGTGAGCAACGGGGGCGCAACGACTGGGAGTTGACCAGTCATGTCGGCGCGCATCTCACCGACGCGATCCGAGAGGACGTCCCCGCGTGA
- a CDS encoding phospholipid carrier-dependent glycosyltransferase has protein sequence MTSTLPAATAPTVPAQRPPAPESVPVAPPGPLFRGSRPDLVLCAVLLAAILVVQGWNIAAYPALSDDEGTYLAQAWSVQQGRGLAHYTYWYDHPPLGWLQIALVTWIPARIGPSLMTVGSMRPMMLVISAVSAVLLYVLARRLSLPRWAAGLAMVLFGLSPLSVVLQREIFLDNIAVMWTLLAFCLAASPSRHLWHHFGAGLAAAAAVLTKETMLVVLPALFVTMWRHSHRDTRKFALTGAVTACVLIGAAYPLFALLKGELLPGGGHVSLWEGITYQMSRPGSGFVLEHGTGSYGVLHSWLYYDQILPLGGLAGALLLLVTFRWSVTARALAGPALTVAILAVVALRPNGYLPAMYVIQALPFLALVLAGGTASVAHAVLRRRRTDAERAYVTWGRRGLAAALAVAACALVVPRWYDGDRTAVTADANAPYRAASSWLRTEVKDPADTRVLVDDALWLDLVHDGYRPGLGAIWFYKADLDPAVTRTLPRGWRDLDYVVASPTVRRDAPDLPNVRAAIEHSTAVATFGTGEDRIEIRRIDGGGDTGDTGDSKDTTTTARSGGSR, from the coding sequence GTGACCTCCACCCTTCCCGCGGCGACCGCACCCACGGTCCCCGCGCAGCGGCCTCCCGCGCCCGAAAGCGTTCCCGTCGCGCCTCCCGGCCCGCTCTTCCGCGGCTCGCGCCCCGATCTGGTCCTGTGCGCGGTGCTGCTCGCGGCGATCCTCGTCGTGCAGGGCTGGAACATCGCCGCCTATCCGGCCCTGAGCGACGACGAGGGCACCTACCTCGCCCAGGCCTGGTCCGTCCAGCAGGGCAGGGGCCTGGCCCACTACACGTACTGGTACGACCACCCGCCGCTCGGCTGGCTCCAGATCGCCCTGGTGACCTGGATTCCCGCGCGCATCGGCCCGTCGCTGATGACGGTCGGCTCGATGCGCCCGATGATGCTGGTGATCAGCGCGGTGAGCGCGGTCCTGCTGTACGTCCTGGCGCGGCGGCTGTCCCTGCCGCGCTGGGCGGCCGGGCTCGCGATGGTCCTCTTCGGTCTCTCCCCGCTCTCGGTCGTGCTCCAGCGGGAGATCTTCCTCGACAACATCGCGGTGATGTGGACGCTGCTCGCGTTCTGCCTGGCCGCGTCGCCGAGCCGTCACCTCTGGCACCACTTCGGCGCGGGCCTCGCGGCCGCCGCCGCCGTGCTGACCAAGGAGACGATGCTGGTCGTCCTGCCCGCGCTGTTCGTCACGATGTGGCGGCACAGCCATCGCGACACCCGCAAGTTCGCGCTCACCGGCGCCGTCACCGCCTGCGTCCTGATCGGCGCCGCCTACCCGCTCTTCGCCCTGCTCAAAGGCGAGTTGCTCCCCGGCGGCGGGCATGTCTCGCTGTGGGAGGGCATCACCTACCAGATGAGCCGCCCCGGCTCGGGCTTCGTCCTGGAGCACGGCACCGGCTCGTACGGTGTGCTGCACTCCTGGCTGTACTACGACCAGATCCTGCCGCTCGGCGGGCTCGCCGGAGCCCTGCTGCTCCTGGTCACCTTCCGCTGGTCGGTGACCGCGCGCGCCCTGGCCGGACCCGCGCTCACCGTGGCGATCCTCGCCGTGGTGGCCCTGCGCCCGAACGGCTACCTGCCCGCGATGTACGTCATCCAGGCGCTGCCCTTCCTCGCCCTCGTCCTCGCCGGAGGCACCGCGAGCGTCGCCCACGCCGTGCTGCGCAGACGGCGCACGGACGCGGAACGGGCGTATGTGACGTGGGGGCGGCGGGGACTGGCCGCCGCGCTGGCGGTGGCCGCCTGCGCCCTCGTCGTGCCGCGCTGGTACGACGGCGACCGCACCGCCGTGACCGCGGACGCCAACGCCCCCTACCGGGCGGCCTCCTCCTGGCTCAGGACCGAGGTGAAGGACCCCGCGGACACCCGGGTCCTGGTCGACGACGCGCTCTGGCTCGACCTGGTGCACGACGGCTACCGGCCGGGCCTCGGCGCCATCTGGTTCTACAAGGCGGACCTCGACCCCGCGGTCACCAGGACGCTGCCACGCGGCTGGAGGGACCTCGACTACGTGGTCGCCTCCCCGACGGTCCGGCGCGACGCGCCCGACCTGCCGAACGTGAGGGCCGCGATCGAGCACTCCACGGCCGTCGCCACCTTCGGCACGGGCGAGGACCGCATCGAGATCCGGCGGATCGACGGCGGCGGTGACACCGGCGACACCGGCGACAGCAAGGACACCACCACCACGGCCCGTTCCGGAGGCAGTCGATGA
- a CDS encoding glycosyltransferase family 2 protein gives MSSFESTAPGGLGELGDPAVRVAAIPEPGAVTVVVPTFNEAANIRELLHQITDSVPAGLPCEVVFVDDSTDDTPEVIKQAARDCPFPVTVLHREVPEGGLGGAVVEGLRAASSQWIVVMDGDCQHPPSLIPELIASGERTHASLVVASRYVEGGSRAGLAGGYRIAVSRAATWLTKALFPRALRGISDPMSGFFAIRRSAVTAEALRPLGYKILLELAVRSRPRQVTEVPFVFQDRFAGESKSTAAEGLRFLRHLVGLRTASRAARMVVFGLLGATGFVPNLLGLYALTAAGLHYVPAEILANQLGVAWNFLLIEHLLFRERRRHRKGWDRAGRFALLANADLVLRIPLIAFFVGHLGMGALSATALALVTTFVLRFAGTEALVYLPRRGSGRHGGRTTGRAA, from the coding sequence ATGAGCAGCTTCGAGAGCACCGCCCCCGGCGGACTGGGCGAACTGGGCGATCCGGCGGTACGCGTCGCCGCGATCCCCGAACCCGGCGCCGTCACCGTCGTCGTACCGACCTTCAACGAGGCAGCGAACATAAGGGAGTTGCTGCACCAGATCACCGACTCGGTGCCGGCCGGGCTGCCCTGCGAGGTGGTCTTCGTGGACGACTCCACGGACGACACCCCCGAGGTGATCAAGCAGGCGGCCCGGGACTGCCCGTTCCCGGTGACCGTCCTGCACCGCGAGGTGCCCGAGGGCGGGCTCGGCGGGGCGGTGGTCGAGGGACTCAGGGCGGCGAGCTCCCAGTGGATCGTCGTCATGGACGGGGACTGCCAGCATCCGCCCTCCCTGATACCGGAGTTGATCGCCTCGGGGGAGCGCACGCACGCGAGCCTCGTGGTCGCCAGCCGGTACGTCGAGGGCGGCAGCAGGGCCGGACTCGCGGGCGGCTACCGGATCGCCGTGTCGCGCGCCGCGACCTGGCTGACCAAGGCCCTCTTCCCGCGCGCGCTGCGGGGCATCAGCGACCCGATGAGCGGGTTCTTCGCGATCCGGCGCAGCGCGGTCACCGCCGAGGCGCTGCGGCCGCTCGGCTACAAGATCCTGCTCGAACTCGCCGTGCGCAGCCGTCCCCGTCAGGTCACCGAGGTCCCCTTCGTCTTCCAGGACCGCTTCGCGGGCGAGTCCAAGTCGACGGCGGCGGAGGGCCTGCGGTTCCTGCGCCACCTCGTGGGACTGCGCACCGCCTCGCGGGCCGCCCGCATGGTGGTCTTCGGCCTGCTCGGCGCCACCGGCTTCGTGCCGAACCTGCTCGGCCTGTACGCGCTCACCGCCGCCGGACTGCACTACGTACCGGCGGAGATCCTCGCCAACCAGCTCGGCGTGGCCTGGAACTTCCTGCTCATCGAGCATCTGCTGTTCCGGGAACGCCGCAGGCACCGCAAGGGGTGGGACCGGGCGGGCCGGTTCGCGCTGCTCGCCAACGCCGACCTGGTGCTGCGCATCCCGCTGATCGCGTTCTTCGTCGGCCACCTCGGCATGGGCGCCCTGTCCGCGACGGCCCTGGCCCTGGTGACGACCTTCGTCCTGCGCTTCGCGGGGACCGAGGCGCTGGTGTATCTGCCGCGCCGTGGAAGCGGCCGGCACGGCGGCCGTACGACGGGGAGGGCCGCGTGA
- a CDS encoding galactose oxidase early set domain-containing protein translates to MSRVGPRRRTALLAVTGLAAGLLLVAPQPASAANLVTNPGFETAGTDGMPSCWEKSGWGDNDFAFATVSDAHSGTKAMKVTLTRRADGDRKALITESTACAPVVTAGRQYDLGLFYKTTTPDAAITLFRHDTTAGWQYWTDLKTLDLSAAWAPATVRTPAVPAGTDRITWGVSVYGTGSATTDDYTMEQVSDPIPPATCTATAEECANGRWTVLPTQNPVRSMHSVVLNNGKVLLIAGSGNSEENFDAGTFTSAVYDPATGSYKVIPTPKDMFCSGHVQLADGRVLVLSGNKAFPVAGGHGYEGYRESYLFDPVTETYSRTNDLNDGHWYPSATELGNGDIISFGGLREDSSGSVTAERWSNAQQQWLPLWQVNQTWSFWGLYPSMILMQDGRLFYSGSHVFGNGTPGTGSAVYDYDANTTTAIPGLQNKDQRDQSASVLLPPAQDQKVLTLGGGNIDSNPDAGRLTDIIDLKAANPAYTMGPQIPQGTVDLGAGQVAETGAQGKMYVSAVLLPDGKVLETGGALHNRADPVREASIFDPATTTFDPVAADPEDRGYHSSAFLLPDGRVMATGDNPGNGTWNHDVSIYTPPYLLKGTRPTITSVIDGEWVYGDTQRITVDRPVVKAELIRPAAVTHSSDPNQRFVDLPLSVDGNNVDLNVTSNPNLAPPGWYMLFAVDANGVPSVARWVHLQGPSALATDTASAHVHSFADSLTGTVTGAGGKRTSQKVSITLSGCDRHYGTVGVCVPTVFPDGVRRTTASRCAWLKENGYGRLRINGKDDPLGLDPNRDGLACGARDLIRR, encoded by the coding sequence ATGTCCCGGGTGGGACCACGAAGGAGAACCGCGCTGCTGGCCGTGACGGGCCTGGCCGCCGGGCTGCTGCTGGTGGCCCCGCAGCCCGCGTCCGCCGCCAACCTCGTCACCAACCCCGGCTTCGAGACCGCCGGCACCGACGGCATGCCGTCCTGCTGGGAGAAGTCCGGCTGGGGCGACAACGACTTCGCCTTCGCGACCGTGTCCGACGCCCACTCGGGCACCAAGGCCATGAAGGTCACGCTGACCCGCCGGGCCGACGGCGACCGCAAGGCGCTGATCACCGAGTCCACCGCGTGCGCGCCGGTCGTCACCGCGGGCCGGCAGTACGACCTCGGCCTCTTCTACAAGACGACGACCCCCGACGCGGCGATCACGCTGTTCCGGCACGACACCACCGCCGGCTGGCAGTACTGGACCGACCTCAAGACCCTGGACCTGTCGGCGGCCTGGGCGCCCGCGACGGTGCGCACCCCGGCGGTCCCGGCGGGCACCGACCGCATCACCTGGGGCGTCTCCGTGTACGGCACGGGTTCGGCGACCACCGACGACTACACGATGGAGCAGGTCTCCGATCCGATCCCGCCGGCCACCTGCACGGCCACGGCCGAGGAGTGCGCGAACGGGAGGTGGACGGTGCTGCCCACGCAGAACCCGGTCCGCTCGATGCACTCCGTGGTGCTCAACAACGGCAAGGTGCTGCTGATCGCGGGCTCGGGCAACAGCGAGGAGAACTTCGACGCGGGCACGTTCACCTCGGCGGTCTACGACCCGGCGACCGGCTCGTACAAGGTGATCCCGACGCCCAAGGACATGTTCTGCTCCGGACACGTCCAGCTGGCCGACGGACGGGTGCTGGTGCTCAGCGGCAACAAGGCGTTCCCGGTCGCGGGCGGCCACGGGTACGAGGGGTACAGGGAGTCGTACCTCTTCGACCCGGTCACCGAGACGTACAGCAGGACGAACGACCTCAACGACGGCCACTGGTATCCGTCCGCGACCGAGCTGGGCAACGGCGACATCATCTCGTTCGGCGGTCTGCGCGAGGACTCCTCCGGCTCGGTGACCGCCGAGCGCTGGTCGAACGCCCAGCAGCAGTGGCTGCCGTTGTGGCAGGTCAACCAGACGTGGTCGTTCTGGGGGCTGTACCCGTCGATGATCCTGATGCAGGACGGGCGGCTCTTCTACTCGGGCAGCCATGTCTTCGGCAACGGCACCCCGGGCACCGGCTCGGCGGTCTACGACTACGACGCCAACACCACGACCGCGATCCCCGGACTCCAGAACAAGGACCAGCGCGACCAGTCCGCGAGCGTGCTGCTGCCCCCGGCCCAGGACCAGAAGGTCCTCACCCTCGGCGGCGGCAACATCGACTCGAACCCGGACGCGGGCCGGCTCACCGACATCATCGACCTCAAGGCCGCCAACCCGGCGTACACGATGGGTCCGCAGATCCCGCAGGGCACGGTGGACCTCGGCGCCGGCCAGGTGGCCGAGACCGGAGCCCAGGGAAAGATGTACGTCTCCGCGGTGCTGCTGCCCGACGGCAAGGTCCTGGAGACGGGCGGCGCCCTGCACAACCGCGCCGATCCGGTCCGCGAGGCGTCGATCTTCGACCCGGCGACCACGACCTTCGACCCGGTGGCCGCCGATCCGGAGGACCGCGGCTACCACTCCTCGGCGTTCCTGCTGCCGGACGGCCGGGTGATGGCCACCGGTGACAACCCGGGCAACGGCACCTGGAACCACGACGTGTCGATCTACACCCCGCCCTACCTCCTCAAGGGCACCCGTCCGACGATCACCTCGGTGATCGACGGCGAGTGGGTGTACGGGGACACGCAGCGCATCACGGTCGACCGGCCCGTCGTGAAGGCCGAGTTGATCCGGCCCGCGGCCGTGACGCACTCCTCCGACCCCAACCAGCGGTTCGTGGACCTGCCGTTGAGCGTGGACGGGAACAACGTCGACCTCAATGTGACGAGCAACCCGAACCTGGCGCCGCCCGGTTGGTACATGCTCTTCGCGGTCGACGCCAACGGCGTTCCCTCGGTGGCCAGGTGGGTCCACCTCCAGGGTCCGTCCGCGCTCGCCACGGACACCGCCTCGGCGCACGTGCACTCCTTCGCCGACTCCCTGACGGGCACCGTCACCGGGGCCGGCGGGAAGCGGACCTCGCAGAAGGTGTCCATCACCCTCTCCGGCTGCGACCGCCACTACGGCACGGTCGGCGTCTGCGTTCCCACGGTCTTCCCGGACGGAGTGAGGAGGACGACGGCCTCCCGCTGCGCCTGGCTGAAAGAGAACGGCTACGGACGGCTGCGGATCAACGGAAAGGACGACCCGCTCGGCCTCGACCCCAACCGGGACGGACTGGCCTGCGGAGCAAGGGATCTGATCAGACGTTAG
- a CDS encoding Mut7-C RNAse domain-containing protein, whose amino-acid sequence MNGPEIHIEFAPELGLFVPHARRSGVTPVGTDGVSTLGHVVESLGVPLTEVGALVVDGRQVPFSHIPAAEESVRVRAVERPQRVPGAPLRFLLDVHLGTLARRMRLLGVDTAYESTDIGDPALAARSAAERRVLLSRDRGLLRRRELWAGGFVYSTQPDDQLRDVLGRFAPELKPWTRCTACNGLLAEATKEQVADQLESGTERSYDVFAQCAECGRAYWKGAHHDRLETVVERALAEFGT is encoded by the coding sequence GTGAACGGACCGGAGATCCACATCGAATTCGCCCCCGAACTGGGGCTGTTCGTCCCGCACGCCCGCCGCTCGGGGGTGACTCCCGTCGGCACCGACGGCGTCTCCACGCTCGGCCATGTCGTCGAGTCGCTCGGCGTCCCGCTGACCGAGGTCGGCGCCCTGGTCGTCGACGGGCGGCAGGTGCCCTTCTCGCACATCCCGGCGGCCGAGGAGTCCGTGCGCGTCCGCGCCGTCGAACGCCCGCAGCGGGTGCCCGGCGCGCCGCTGCGCTTCCTCCTGGACGTCCATCTCGGCACCCTCGCCCGCCGGATGCGCCTGCTGGGCGTCGACACGGCGTACGAGTCCACCGACATCGGAGACCCGGCGCTCGCCGCCCGTTCGGCGGCCGAGCGGCGCGTCCTGCTCAGCCGCGACCGCGGGCTGCTGCGGCGCCGCGAGCTGTGGGCGGGCGGCTTCGTCTACAGCACCCAGCCCGACGACCAACTCCGGGACGTGCTGGGACGGTTCGCACCCGAGCTGAAGCCCTGGACACGCTGCACGGCGTGCAACGGACTGCTCGCCGAGGCCACCAAGGAGCAGGTCGCCGACCAGTTGGAGAGCGGCACCGAGCGGTCGTACGACGTCTTCGCGCAGTGCGCCGAGTGCGGGCGTGCCTACTGGAAGGGCGCGCACCACGACCGGCTGGAGACCGTCGTGGAACGCGCCCTCGCGGAGTTCGGGACCTGA
- a CDS encoding TetR family transcriptional regulator, producing the protein MAATAQSSTPAAEPQPGLRERKKIKTRIAIREATYRLIERQGYDATTIEQIAEAAEVSPSTVFRYFPTKEDIVLTDEYDPLLEQELRERPADEPWFDSLRHVLGKAVGLGDSEDPQVSRLRTRLMVEVPAVRSRMMESASVTGRLLSRAIGERTGRDPDSLEVRVFAMSLIGGLMETSLYWAENGHRDDFAGLVERAVDVLEHGLPPRNPEATRAPRVTS; encoded by the coding sequence ATGGCCGCCACCGCACAGAGTTCCACTCCCGCCGCGGAGCCCCAGCCCGGGCTCCGCGAGCGGAAGAAGATCAAAACCCGCATCGCGATCCGCGAGGCGACGTACCGGCTGATCGAGCGGCAGGGGTACGACGCCACCACGATCGAGCAGATCGCGGAGGCGGCCGAGGTCTCACCCTCCACGGTGTTCCGTTACTTCCCCACCAAGGAGGACATCGTCCTCACGGACGAGTACGACCCGCTGCTCGAACAGGAACTGCGCGAACGCCCCGCGGACGAGCCGTGGTTCGACTCCCTGCGGCATGTGCTCGGCAAGGCCGTGGGCCTCGGGGACTCCGAGGATCCCCAGGTCAGCCGGCTGCGGACCCGGCTGATGGTCGAGGTGCCCGCGGTGCGCTCCCGGATGATGGAGAGCGCGTCGGTCACCGGTCGCCTGCTGAGCCGGGCCATCGGCGAGCGCACCGGCCGCGACCCGGACAGCCTGGAGGTCCGTGTCTTCGCGATGTCCCTGATCGGCGGTCTCATGGAGACCTCGCTCTACTGGGCCGAGAACGGCCACCGGGACGACTTCGCCGGCCTCGTCGAACGAGCGGTGGACGTCCTGGAGCACGGTCTGCCGCCGCGAAACCCGGAGGCCACGCGGGCGCCCCGCGTGACATCCTGA